ATTTCTAAAAGCACGTTAACGCATGGCTACAGCTCAACCAATACATATAAAAAACAAAGTGTACCATATCATTCTTCTTGGGTCTATTCCTTTGACCTTCTCTTTTATTTCTTTGACTTTCTCCTTGAATTGTTGACTCCTTAGCTGTGTTGACCCATCTTGACTTGCATTGAATTGACTTCATGCCACACAAGTTCCCATATAGGAAATACTATTGTAATTTGGATTGTCTACTTCACAAACAATGTAGCAACACATTTTTTAGTTATGTTTCATTAATCTAGCTTTATCATAATTATAATTATTTGGCATGTACTTTATTTAGTATCATGAGATGCACTTAGAAGTTAGAACGACAACATTCTTTTACCATGAGATACACCCATATTCATATGCGAGAAGATGTTTTAACTTACCCAGTAACCTTCCTAGTAGAAAGGCGGCAGAACTTTACAGTGAACTCAATATATTCCTATGTTTTGATAGAAAAACGTGACACTATTTTTGATAATGACTTGTCAAAATTTTGCTGTACTAATTTGTTTGTTGATATATCCATATAGCTATGGTGATGTTTTCCCTGTCTTTGACAAGAGAACCGCATTACATACACATGTGGAATACatgtttttctttatttaatttcaAGAAGCATCAAGTACTTGTTTGCAATGTGAAGACGCATGTATACTACAGACACCTTTATCCCGTACTTTCTTTACAACAGGTTTATGATGGTTGTCAAAGTTGGGAGCTTGCTTTTATTGTTCAAGCATATTGCTCGACAGACCTTGTCAATGAGTTTGGTCCAACACTTCGGAAAGCCCATGAGTTCATTAAAAGTTCACAGGTTCGATGTTCTCTATCTCATAACCATATATACTGTAAACAAAATAATATTTATTTGCATACTAAATTTTGACATGCATTTTTTTTGTACAGGAAGGTTCTTGAGAACCATCCTAACAGTGAAGCTTATTACCGCCATAGGTCAAAAGGTTCATGGACACTTTCAACAGCGGATAACGGGTGGTCTGTATCAGATTGTACTGCAGAAGCACTTAAGGTCAAGACAAGTTACTTCTAATATTCCCTTTAATCTAGAAATGTGGAAGGTTCTTTGCTGTTAAAAGACTGATATACCGAGCATAGTACTTTTTGATATGCACTTCATCATTGATTCTAATTGGAACATTGATCTAATCAACTTAATTAGGTGCGTTTTGCACGCATTATGGTTTACACACATGAAAGGAGAATAGAGCTAAAACTCATGCACATAAAACTCATTATACACATATTATCGTCATTCTGCACAAATTGTAATCTTTTATAATACATGGATAGGTCACTACCTACATACTTGATTTTTTTTCTAATACTCTTATTTAGGCATTGTTGTTGTTGTCGAAGATCTCTCCTAATCTTGTGGGGGGTCCCATAAAAGGAGAAAGGTTGCATGATGCAGTCGATTGCTTACTTTCTTTTATGGTATGACTCTAACCTATTTACTTTTGTCAATTCTGTGAGGTACTATAGACGAATGATaccttttttcgaaaaggaggattacctccggcctctgcatcgagCGATGCACACAGCCATCTTTACTGCATTATTCAACAAGGCCTTACAAAATAAATACATACCCAAAGTCACCTTCCTGGCGAAAAATGTCGCCCTACCTACAAGATTGATGATGTGCCCTAATCTCGTGTCACGCACACGAAGAAATCCGGTGGCCTCACAAGCCGCACACCGGCTAGCCGGGAGCACCAACCGGTCTAGCAAACCCTCAGCGTGTAGAATCCGTCACCGCCTTCTTCCACAGTCCATCTTCAGGAGCAATCAATGCACTTATTTTGGCAGATCCTTctgacgtcgacgccaccacgacgccggaCAACACCAGCCTCCTGCGCATGCCCATCAAACGGTATCCAGCGCCAAGACCCCGATGCACCTTGCCGCCAAGGCTTGCCGTCGTCAATACTATAGATGGCACGCTGCTCCACCTAGTCACCGCACGCGAAGCATACGGAGACCTGCGCCCAGCCACGAAGCCAAACACTTGTCCCTCCAGCCGTTTTACAACCCCAAAGATGATGCTCTCATGGGGGTGACGATGCAGGAACCTCGCCATCATCCGATCTGGAAAGCCAGAATTTGCGGTTTCCCCTGGGGCACACAAGGATTGCGAATCGCCGCACAACACCTCCAACGAGGTAACGACGCATGCGGGCGCCGCCGTTGACAATTCTGGCCGAGGTTGAACCAAGCTTTCTCTGGCAAATTCGCGCCCATCCCCGGTTGGACCACCAGATCTACCTCATCCGTCATCCAGCATGCCCATGGGTGACGTCTGCTCCAGGAAACTGCACGACCGGAGGCACACCACCGCCCCGCCTGGGTGAGCCATCGACGGCGAAGGAGCCCTCACCGTTGTGCCGCCGACGTCGGACGATGCACCGCACGCACCTAAGCAGATCTCCGCCGCAACAGCATCCCGGAGCCACGGCGGAGGAAGGCCCTGTCGCCGCCATCATCCCCCACCTGGGCTTTGCCCCGTGGagctccggtggcggcggcggttggggGTCGAGGAGCGGCTGCAGTTTCTCAAGAGCCGGCGTTGGCGCAGATGGATAAGACTATATTCGACGAATGATACCTAATCTAGTCCACTATGTTCATCTCTTATGTGGTGGTCTAAATAAAGCTGGTGTGTGGCTGTGACTCATGCCTAATGCTATGAAATAAATCAAAACTGTTAGATCCAACATTCAGCTACAAAAGATAGAGCGTCTATGTCTAGCAACCTTGAATTTTTTTATGTCACAAAGTAATTTTGTATCATGAACTAATGACCCACCAAGATTCAAGATCTAATCTTTGATtctatgtacacattgattaaatacAAACTATTAAGGAGTATTAGTAGTATTAGTATTAGTATAGGTCTCTATACATACTTGTATTAGTCTGATTTCATTACTTGTACTCCAAGTCCCTCCAATACAGATAAGTTGCTCCTCTAACATGATATCAGAGCCTAGTTTTTTTACTGGATGCACAACTCATCCAATTCTGATAAATTCGTTATTTTGGTCTCCTTCTAAACATCGCTTTCCCAGATCGATACCTAGCCCACCTCATCTACTCCTAATCGAAACCCCAATCAACTGTCCTCATCTCATTCTCAATTTCGATCCCATCCTTTGGTCTCTGTTGATCCCCTCTTCTCAGATCGATCCACACCACATGGCAACAAAAAGCAATGAGGCTTCTTCCCAATTGGATCACTGTTTTCGTCAGCGCCCTACACCAGCACTTCCCGGCGCCCAGCACCAAGATGCATCCACCCACCATTCCTTGTTTGTCTGATACCCTGCACCAACCACTGGCTCCACATGCTCTCCCGTCCACACAACCCTGCCTCTAGATCGAAGTTGGTCTGTTTCCCTGACTTAGTGTGATCCCGCCCGCGTTCGTGTTGGATAAATTAGCAATTTTTAATTGATTTAATCCATAAATAAATCATGAACATGCCATTGATAGTATTAAACTCAATACTGATATGTTATCAGGTAGGCATGTACTACGCATATAGCAAAAACCTCTACGTAAATAACCAGTACGACCAACACATAAATAAGCAGGAGAGGGGTAAATGAATTATACCCTCCAGGGCTAGGTCAAAGCCGTGATGGCGGCAGTAGCATCTTCAGCAGTGTTCTTCTTGGCTTTGTTGGTCTGACTCATGGCGATGTCGAGGAGGACGAGGACGTAGTCGAAGTTGAACAGTAGCGAGCAGTCATGTAGGAGATGCTCCTCGAAAACCTAATCGCCCTTCTCTCGATGCAAGATCACAAAGGGTGGGGTTCCAGAGGCCCGCTCTCCCGTACAACCATGCACGCGACGGACAGGATGGATCCTCGGAAGCAGCAACACCGAGTGGAATGACGGTGGGTTTGTGCGCGAGGCGGTAGAGCAGATGTGATATGATTTGGGTGATGGCTAGGGTTGCCGACACCTCTAATATATAGGCGGTCGTGGTAGGGAGGCGTGGGGCTGGACCCATGCCTGAGTCGGCAACAACCCACGATCCCACATCTCGGATTCTTAGTGCGTTTGTCAATGACTCGTAATTCATTGCGTCCGTTAATGACTCGCAATTAACTGCCAATTAATTATCCATTCCTGGCCGGCAAAAATTAAGCGCACACATGACATAGGTCTGAGCTTGGCTCGGCTTGTTGATGAAACATGACGCGCACGTGGACAATGCATAGCGTGGCAAGGTGGgtgggaggaggagcgcgcgtataccactcttctcaagctccaatagcatgtggaagagaaactcttataaaggggtctcaactctcctccacttgtgaggtgggactaaacttcccacaacCATGTCATGACACCCACATGGGCCCTGAGAGATTTTTCTGAAATTGTTTTATGGGCCTAAAGACCATCTAtgtttcaacaatcccccaccagatcttgaTGGCTCATAGTGTTATCCTCTGTTGATATATCGGTATTTTCGGTGGAGACCAGTTAAAGTTGAACATCCACCTAGAGCAAAGAGCTACACTCCCCCACAACTGAATAACGGACTATGCCTTGaaatgtcagtttggcgtaaagaagtttcacccaTTGTCTTACCGGTACTAGGCTGCCAAAGGCTAACCCCGCaggtggagcatattagtcacacatctgccctattcatgagcttactagagatcaccctatCTCATAGACTGACCAatagtcgggctcatataggtgggTTCTTCCAAAGattgctctgtaggatagcatcttgcttatacaaGCCTCTaaacacattaagacaaaagtcaaCCTGCCATACAGTTTCCAAGAGTACCGCATCTCCAACGGAgcgggttagtaaagttactctcctcagttaaccAGTAGCTTGTTTTCCCAAGTCCTacttcatgtgggtctcatacccatctccctcaatGCATTCTCTGTCACAACTCATGATAGCccatttgtgaagggatctgccagattcataGCTggctggatataatccaacgctatcacTTCGGagtttcttaaatgtttgatagatTTTAATCTCCTTATGTGCTTTGTAGAttgcatgttgtcctttgaacttttTGCCTTGACAATTATtttctgattgtcacagttcataaggatagccggaaatcATTTTTCAACAACTGCAAGTCCATCAAAAGCTCTTGAAGCCATTTTGCTTCGGTACATGATTTGTCTAATGTTGCGAGTTCCGCTTTCATTGTCGACTCCGTTAAGAtaatctgcttgcaagacttccaggaaacggcGCCACCATTAACTGTAAACACATATCcacttgtggccttcatctcatcagcgtcagaggtccaattcgcatcactatacccttcaagttgtTATGAAGTGAGCCTATATTCCATCGGGCCAACAGGCCAGCACATATACATGAAGGGAAATAAGCAAAGAAGCCCCTATACAATATGATGACTACACACACAGCACAACCCTgttctaacaccccccctcaaactcaaggGGGATCTTGGACACCGAGTTTGGACAGGAAAAAGCTGTGTTGGGACCGTGTCTGAGCTTTCGTCAGAAAATCAGCAAGCTGAAGCTCCGAGGGCACATACTGAGGGGCCACAATTCTGTCTTGCACCTGAGAACGAGTGTAGGAGGCATcaacaccgatgtgcttggtgagctcatgcttaacAGGATCACGGGCAATGCTGAGTGCCCCAGTGCTGTCGGAGAGCAGAGGGGTCGGTGTAGCAGtggaaacaccaaaatcctgaagaAGCCATCGTAGCCAAGTAATTTCTGCAGTCACGGACGCCATAGCTCGCAgctcagcctcagcactggagcGAGATACAGCATTCTGCTTCTTGGTCTTCCAGGCAATCAGGGAGGAGCCAAGAAAAACACAATAGGCAGAGAGAGAGCGGCGATCAGTGGGATCGCTGGCCCAGGTAGCATCACAGTAGGCCTGAAGCTGAAGAGAGCTGGAGCGAGGGAAGAATAAGCGACGAGTCACGGTACCACGAAGgtaacgaagaacacgaagaaggtgactGTAGTGAAGTTGAGTGGGAGCAGAGACAAACTGACTTAGAATGTGCACAACATAAGAAATGTCAGGACGAGTGATGCCTAGATAGACAAGGCTCCCAACAAGATGGCGGTAGCGTGTGGGATCTGCAAGGGGTTCACCCTCACCAGGACGAAGATGGAGACCAAACTCCATAGGAGTGTCAACCGTGCGCTGATCAGTGAGGCAGGCACGAGTGAGAAGATCTTGGATGTACTTCTCTTGAGAGAGATAAATACCCTCAGGGGAAGAAATGATCTCAAgtccaagaaagtagcgaagagaACCCAAATCAGTCATCAAGAATTGCTCATGTAGACGTTTCTTCACAAAATCAATGAATTGGTGGTCAGCCCCTGTGataatcatgtcatcaacatagagtagTAAAAGGGTGCGACCGCGAGGAGAAGTGTGAATAAACATAGCAGGATCATGAACACTAGCAGAGAACCCGATCCTTGTGATGACGGCGGAGAAACGCTCAAACCAGGTACGAGGAGCTTGTTTCAGCCCGTAAAGAGCGCGCCGAAGGCGACAGACAGTGCCATCAGAGACAGTATAGCCAGGAGGCGGCTGCATATAGACCACTTCCCGCAGCTCACCATTCaagaaggcattcttgacatctaATTGAGAGATGGACCACTGCCGAACAGCAGCAACAGCCAAAAGAGTGCGAACAGTGGTCATGTGAGcaacaggagcaaaagtctcatcatagtcacgaCCATACTCCTGCTGGAAGCCACgcgcaacaagacgagctttgtagcgcaCGAGAGAACCATCTGAAtgtgtcttaaccttgtagacccatttGCAAGTGATGGGTCTAACGCCTGTAGGCAGGGGTACAAGGTCCCAAGTGCCTGTGCGCTCAAGAGCATGAATTTCCTCTGCCATAGCATGCTGCCATTCAGAATGAGCAGCAGCCTCACGATACGTAGACGGCTCAACAAGAGTGGTAGCAACAGCAACATAGTACGCAGGAGGCTGGAGAGTGTGGCGATCACGCAGATTATACCGAGGAGCAGGAGGGGTAGGTGGTTCTGAAGGAATGGGACCCAACAGGGAAGGAGTGGAAGTGGAAGTGGGCGCATCCGAGGGAGAAGGGTGCCGAGCACGACGGGAGTAGACAAAAGGAAGCGGAGAGAGAGGGGAAGTGGAAGGTGGCGCATCAGAGGGAGAAGGGTGTTGAGCACGACGGGAGTAGGTAAAAGGAAAAGGAGAGAGAGTGGATGGCTCAACCCGAGTAGGAGAGTCAGGAATAGAAACCTCATCCTGTGTAAGCTGAAGCTCATGAGCAGACACAGGTGAAAGGCTAGGAGTGGACCTACCAGGTGACGATAAAGGTGAAGAATCAGGTAGAGTCAAAAAAGAGAGAGGCTCGACTAACGACTCGGTTGTGGCAGTAGAAGAATGACGAGGGTAGAAGgagcgagactcatcaaaagtGACATCTTTGGAGATTCTCAGTCTTCGAGCAATAGGGTCCCAGCAACGGTAACCTTTGTGCTCCAAactgtagccaaggaaaacacattcAACAGATTGAGCAGTCAATTTGGTGCGTTCATGAGGGTGGAGAAGAACAAAACAGGCACAACCAAACAGGCGTAGACCACTATAATCAGCTGGACTATCACCTAGATGATCAACTGGTATCCCTCCCTGAAGAGCAACAGAAGGCTGAATATTAATGAGATAAACAGCGGTAGAgacagcctcagcccaaaagtgCGGGGGAACAACAGAAGATAAAAGAAGAGCCCGAGCAGTCTCAAGGACGTGACGATGTTTGCGTTCAGCCACCCCATTTTGAGCGTGTGCACCAGGACAGGAATACTGAGGAAGGGTACCCTGTTCAGCAAGGAAACCACGAAGCGCACGAGATAAGTACTCGCCAGCCGAATCAGCACGAAAAACTCGAACAGAGGAATCATACTGAGTGCGAACCATGGTAGCAAACGACTTGTAAATTTGAAGCACTTGACTACGAGATGACATAAAGTAGATCCAAGTGTGGCGAGAAAAATCATCAATGAAAATTATATAATATTTGTGACCCCCTTTCGAAACAAAGggggcaggaccccatacatcagagtgAACAAGTTCAAAAGGTCGTTGAGAAACAGAATTACTAGAGGAATATGGAAGTTGTATCTGCTTGCCAAGCTTACAACCCATACAAGTTAGTGAACTATCACCAGATACAGACCCTAGAACACCACTCCTAACCAAAgaagacaagcgagagccacaAATGTGACCCAATCGATGATGCCACTGAGCGAAGGATGTGGTGGAGGTGGCAGCTGAAGCAAAAGGGGTGGTGATGTCCGACTGGCTAGAGGACGCAGCGGAAGGAAGGCGCAGCCAATCGAGCTCCCAAAGGCGCTGAGAGTCATGGCGCCGAGGACCGATCCCAACCAGAGTCCCCGTACGACGATCCTGAACACAACAAGAGTCAGAATCCAGAATAACACGACaacccaagtcagtaagttgaccagCAGATAGAAGTTGCATAGTCAGTTTAGGAACATGAGAAATGGCAGGGACATGAAAAGAAGACGTGGAAAGAGTCCCTCTTGCGGCAACAGAAAGAGAAGTGCCATCTGCAGTCTGAACTGTAAGAGGAGAAGGCACGGAATTGACAGCACAAAGATGATCTCTGTGTGGTGTCATGTGGAAGGAGGCCCCAGAATCAAGAATCCAGGGCAAAGATGTACCTGACGAAGAGTGCGGTGGTGGACCAGACGTCTGACCAGCAGAACCAGCAGAACCTGAGGATGGTGCAGAAGCAGTAAGGCGGCGCAGCAAGGTGGGCATCTCCTGGTGAACCTTCTCAAGGGAGCCCTCACGAGAATTAGAGGAGCCTCCCGAGTCCTTTTGAGGACGGCCACCACGGCGACCCTGTTTCCTCCTCTTGATGCACTCCGTGATCATGTGACCATCCTGCTTGCAGTAGTTGCAGAAAGCACTAGTGGAGGTTGCTGCCACCTGTGTAGAAGAGGGCACACCAGGCAGCGGTGGTGGAACGCGGGCAGCCAGGACTGCTGAAGAGGATGGCAATAAGCCCGTGCTCCGTAGGCGCACCTCCTCAGATCGCACCTCAGCAAGGGCCTCCAGAGTAGAGAGCCGAGGATGGCGTGCCAATAGCTGAGCACGACTCTGCTCGAACTCCGGCCGGAGGCGAGTGAGGAAGTCGTAGAGGCGACGAACCTCCAGCTTAGCTTGTTGCCGCACACAACACTGACATCTGCGACAAACATCAGCTCCCAGAGAGTCCAATTGGCGCCACACCGCCGACATCTCCTTGTAGAAATCATNNNNNNNNNNNNNNNNNNNNNNNNNNNNNNNNNNNNNNNNNNNNNNNNNNNNNNNNNNNNNNNNNNNNNNNNNNNNNNNNNNNNNNNNNNNNNNNNNNNNNNNNNNNNNNNNNNNNNNNNNNNNNNNNNNNNNNNNNNNNNNNNNNNNNNNNNNNNNNNNNNNNNNNNNNNNNNNNNNNNNNNNNNNNNNNNNNNNNNNNNNNNNNNNNNNNNNNNNNNNNNNNNNNNNNNNNNNNNNNNNNNNNNNNNNNNNNNNNNNNNNNNNNNNNNNNNNNNNNNNNNNNNNNNNNNNNNNNNNNNNNNNNNNNNNNNNNNNNNNNNNNNNNNNNNNNNNNNNNNNNNNNNNNNNNNNNNNNNNNNNNNNNNNNNNNNNNNNNNNNNNNNNNNNNNNNNNNNNNNNNNNNNNNNNNNNNNNNNNNNNNNNNNNNNNNNNNNNNNNNNNNNNNNNNNNNNNNNNNNNNNNNNNNNNNNNNNNNNNNNNNNNNNNNNNNNNNNNNNNNNNNNNNNNNNNNNNNNNNNNNNNNNNNNNNNNNNNNNNNNNNNNNNNNNNNNNNNNNNNNNNNNNNNNNNNNNNNNNNNNNNNNNNNNNNNNNNNNNNNNNNNNNNNNNNNNNNNNNNNNNNNNNNNNNNNNNNNNNNNNNNNNNNNNNNNNNNNNNNNNNNNNNNNNNNNNNNNNNNNNNNNNNNNNNNNNNNNNNNNNNNNNNNNNNNNNNNNNNNNNNNNNNNNNNNNNNNNNNNNNNNNNNNNNNNNNNNNNNNNNNNNNNNNNNNNNNNNNNNNNNNNNNNNNNNNNNNNNNNNNNNNNNNNNNNNNNNNNNNNNNNNNNNNNNNNNNNNNNNNNNNNNNNNNNNNNNNNNNNNNNNNNNNNNNNNNNNNNNNNNNNNNNNNNNNNNNNNNNNNNNNNNNNNNNNNNNNNNNNNNNNNNNGATGGCAGCAGTAGACCAGgaggagaagagcagcagcagccgcactttgaagagcagcagcagcagctcgttgaagaagagcagcagc
This portion of the Triticum dicoccoides isolate Atlit2015 ecotype Zavitan chromosome 7A, WEW_v2.0, whole genome shotgun sequence genome encodes:
- the LOC119327457 gene encoding uncharacterized protein LOC119327457 — protein: MSAVWRQLDSLGADVCRRCQCCVRQQAKLEVRRLYDFLTRLRPEFEQSRAQLLARHPRLSTLEALAEVRSEEVRLRSTGLLPSSSAVLAARVPPPLPGVPSSTQVAATSTSAFCNYCKQDGHMITECIKRRKQGRRGGRPQKDSGGSSNSREGSLEKVHQEMPTLLRRLTASAPSSGSAGSAGQTSGPPPHSSSGSSYGDSGWDRSSAP